In Alteribacter lacisalsi, a genomic segment contains:
- the mraY gene encoding phospho-N-acetylmuramoyl-pentapeptide-transferase gives MLEQGLLFTLIMSFLITVVLSPLFIPFLRRLKFGQSIRDEGPESHKKKTGTPTMGGLMIILSIVVTTLIMAGVFHSISVEIFLVLLVTLGFGLLGFLDDYIKVAKKRNLGLTSKQKFLGQLVIAAIFYFVLLQTGLNTEIVIPGTGAGIDIGWLYFPLVIIMLVGSSNAVNLTDGLDGLVAGTAAVAFGAFAIVAYASSLYTVSLFSVAIVGAVLGFLVFNAHPAKVFMGDTGSLALGGALAAIAILTKTELLLIIIGGVFVIETLSVIIQVASFKTRGKRVFKMSPLHHHYELSGWSEWRVVVTFWLVGILFAAVGIYLEVWI, from the coding sequence ATGCTGGAACAAGGTTTATTATTTACATTAATTATGTCATTTTTAATAACGGTGGTTCTATCACCGCTTTTTATCCCTTTTTTACGCCGTTTGAAATTCGGCCAGAGCATCAGAGATGAAGGACCTGAATCCCATAAAAAGAAAACCGGTACACCGACGATGGGCGGACTCATGATCATTCTCTCAATCGTTGTCACCACGCTGATTATGGCCGGTGTGTTTCATTCCATCAGCGTTGAAATTTTTCTTGTTCTGCTGGTCACTCTCGGGTTTGGTCTTCTCGGTTTTCTTGATGACTACATCAAAGTGGCGAAAAAGCGGAATCTGGGGCTTACATCGAAACAGAAATTTCTGGGGCAGCTCGTTATTGCTGCAATCTTTTATTTCGTTCTTCTTCAGACTGGACTGAATACAGAGATTGTTATTCCAGGCACTGGTGCAGGTATTGATATCGGCTGGCTCTACTTTCCTCTTGTAATCATTATGCTGGTAGGCTCATCCAATGCGGTTAACCTCACAGATGGTCTCGATGGCCTGGTAGCGGGAACCGCCGCAGTGGCCTTTGGCGCTTTTGCCATCGTTGCCTATGCGTCTTCTCTTTATACAGTGTCCCTTTTCAGTGTGGCGATCGTAGGGGCTGTGCTTGGCTTCCTTGTTTTCAATGCCCATCCTGCTAAAGTATTTATGGGGGATACAGGGTCCCTTGCGCTTGGAGGCGCCCTTGCAGCGATTGCGATCCTTACAAAAACGGAACTTCTTCTCATCATTATCGGCGGTGTTTTTGTGATCGAAACCTTGAGCGTAATTATTCAGGTTGCCTCTTTCAAAACAAGAGGAAAAAGGGTGTTCAAAATGAGCCCTCTCCATCATCACTACGAGCTGTCAGGCTGGAGTGAATGGCGGGTCGTTGTGACGTTCTGGCTCGTCGGGATTCTCTTTGCAGCTGTTGGAATCTATCTTGAGGTGTGGATATAA